CAGCATGGCAAAGGCAAAGTTTGAGAGGACAAAACCGCATGTGAACGTGGGCACGATCGGCCATGTGGACCACGGCAAGACGACCTTGACGGCGGCCATTACG
The Nitrospirota bacterium DNA segment above includes these coding regions:
- a CDS encoding GTP-binding protein: MAKAKFERTKPHVNVGTIGHVDHGKTTLTAAIT